Proteins co-encoded in one Granulicella cerasi genomic window:
- a CDS encoding family 20 glycosylhydrolase gives MKSLRECLRPAVLVAGAALATMCCSTPVEAQAAVPLVPLPQHVEVAAGSLTLASGSRISFPAQDAEAEFVARHFAALVRQGTGVALVAESKSAKGARVELLRDTSVTGEEAYQLEVSPERAVVRASTDAGLYYGSITLWQWLSGNAKGQKELHVAAVKIEDTPAMRWRGLMIDSARHMQSIEFLHQLVDWMSLEKLNTLHWHLTDDQAWRLEIKRYPKLTSVGAWRTLPSQEGKIDPKTGKPYPLYGGFYTQDQVRELVAYAAKRNVMIVPEIEMPGHATAPIAAYPEFGSTATPPKAAANHFGILPNLYGPQPATFTFLQNVLTEVMALFPSPYIHVGGDEAIKKQWKASPQIQEQMKSLGITSEDQLQSYFIKQVDTFLSSHGRRTLGWDEILEGGLAPNAAVMSWHGVKGGMDAAKQGHDAVLTPARPLYFNYRQTDSPDDGPGRFAINSLSDVYKFDATPATLTPEERKHILGVQANIWTEYLITDHQVAWMIFPRAAALAEIGWTAASQRDWNGFTARLAAEVTRYERLDIPFNTETLKPVNTLTLTSPSSVKVALATVNNAGTMHYTIDGSAVTASSPEYKQPVEVKIPAQLHAASFVAGTMFPTSEVSEALTIESARSLKTSQLKQCVTDPVIGMEPDPVVTGRPVSLSNYRNPCWIEKAALLDGVRSITLQMLALPWVFEEGHGKPPVLPAVKTANGEIEVHLDSCKGALVATIPLPVKPEERGLIALHGELSAVTGTHDLCVQVLRPKLDPLWTLHSLQLSEK, from the coding sequence ATGAAGTCGCTTCGCGAATGCCTCCGTCCAGCAGTTCTCGTGGCAGGCGCGGCCCTGGCGACGATGTGTTGCTCTACGCCGGTCGAGGCGCAAGCCGCGGTGCCGCTGGTGCCTCTGCCGCAGCACGTGGAGGTAGCGGCCGGCTCGCTGACGCTTGCGAGTGGCAGCCGTATCAGCTTTCCGGCGCAGGACGCAGAGGCCGAGTTTGTGGCGCGACACTTCGCGGCTCTGGTGAGGCAGGGCACGGGCGTTGCGCTGGTCGCTGAAAGCAAGTCCGCGAAGGGCGCTCGCGTTGAGCTGCTGCGCGATACTTCTGTGACAGGCGAGGAGGCGTACCAGCTGGAGGTTTCGCCGGAGCGCGCTGTGGTGCGCGCGTCCACGGATGCAGGCCTGTACTACGGCAGCATCACCTTGTGGCAGTGGCTCTCCGGCAATGCGAAGGGGCAAAAGGAGCTTCACGTTGCTGCGGTGAAGATTGAGGATACGCCGGCGATGCGTTGGCGTGGGCTGATGATCGATTCCGCACGCCACATGCAGTCGATTGAGTTCCTGCATCAGCTTGTGGACTGGATGTCGCTCGAGAAGTTGAACACGTTGCACTGGCATCTTACGGATGACCAGGCATGGCGTCTTGAGATCAAGCGTTATCCGAAGCTGACGTCTGTGGGCGCATGGCGCACGTTGCCGAGTCAGGAGGGCAAGATCGACCCCAAGACCGGTAAGCCGTATCCGCTGTATGGTGGCTTCTACACGCAGGACCAGGTGCGCGAACTTGTGGCGTACGCCGCGAAGCGCAACGTGATGATCGTGCCGGAGATCGAGATGCCGGGCCATGCAACCGCGCCGATTGCGGCTTACCCGGAGTTTGGCTCGACTGCCACGCCGCCCAAGGCTGCTGCGAATCACTTCGGCATCCTGCCGAATCTTTACGGCCCTCAGCCAGCGACCTTCACGTTCCTGCAGAACGTGCTGACGGAGGTCATGGCGCTGTTTCCGAGCCCTTACATCCACGTGGGCGGTGATGAGGCGATCAAGAAACAGTGGAAGGCTTCGCCGCAAATTCAGGAGCAGATGAAGTCGCTTGGGATCACGAGCGAAGACCAGCTACAGAGCTACTTCATCAAGCAGGTAGACACGTTCCTCTCCTCACACGGTCGTCGCACGCTGGGGTGGGATGAGATTCTCGAAGGTGGTCTGGCGCCAAACGCCGCGGTGATGTCATGGCATGGCGTGAAGGGCGGCATGGATGCCGCAAAGCAAGGGCATGATGCGGTGCTGACGCCTGCTCGTCCGCTGTACTTCAACTATCGTCAGACGGATTCGCCGGATGACGGCCCGGGGCGCTTTGCGATCAACTCGCTGTCGGATGTCTACAAGTTCGACGCGACGCCCGCGACGCTGACGCCCGAGGAGCGCAAGCACATCCTTGGCGTGCAGGCGAACATCTGGACCGAGTACCTCATCACCGATCATCAGGTGGCGTGGATGATCTTCCCGCGCGCAGCCGCGCTGGCCGAGATTGGATGGACCGCCGCTTCGCAGCGCGACTGGAACGGCTTCACGGCACGACTTGCTGCGGAGGTCACGCGTTATGAACGGCTTGATATTCCGTTCAACACGGAGACGCTGAAGCCTGTGAACACACTCACGCTGACTTCGCCGAGCAGCGTGAAGGTAGCGCTCGCCACGGTGAACAACGCCGGCACGATGCACTACACGATCGACGGCTCTGCGGTGACGGCATCGTCGCCGGAGTACAAGCAGCCTGTTGAGGTGAAGATTCCCGCGCAGCTTCATGCCGCGAGCTTCGTTGCGGGCACGATGTTCCCGACGAGCGAAGTGAGCGAGGCGCTGACGATCGAAAGCGCTCGTTCGCTGAAGACCTCGCAGTTGAAGCAGTGCGTGACGGACCCGGTCATCGGCATGGAGCCTGATCCCGTCGTGACGGGCCGTCCCGTATCACTCTCCAACTACCGCAACCCTTGCTGGATAGAGAAGGCTGCGCTACTCGACGGCGTGCGCTCGATCACGCTGCAGATGTTGGCGCTGCCGTGGGTCTTTGAAGAGGGCCACGGCAAGCCGCCGGTGTTGCCTGCAGTGAAGACCGCGAACGGTGAGATCGAAGTTCACCTCGACAGCTGCAAGGGCGCGTTGGTTGCGACGATTCCGCTGCCCGTAAAGCCGGAGGAACGCGGCCTCATTGCGTTGCATGGAGAACTTTCCGCAGTGACCGGAACGCACGATCTGTGTGTGCAGGTCTTGCGGCCGAAGCTCGATCCGCTTTGGACGCTACACTCGCTGCAACTCAGCGAGAAGTAG
- a CDS encoding GntR family transcriptional regulator encodes MSSSERRPAVLRPSLASQAYTEIRDRILKGEIELGEVISRRGLAADLGMSFIPVSEAMQRLEAEGMLESLPRVGTRVRIPTPNDVRDCYIIREALEVQSARLFCERASAMEREELSAMARRLDSMAKASAENQFEFQTLHVRFHMRIAECTGCVPLYELLERNQVLIFNWLFDVAADSSMPGAWHGDLIDIINGGDPDKAALAMGVHIRTGMSEIQSSIAERFGNNLSWMQRRPKEAASTVKKPRTRSVAI; translated from the coding sequence ATGAGCTCTTCTGAACGCAGACCCGCGGTGTTGCGCCCTTCGTTGGCGTCACAGGCGTACACAGAAATCCGCGATCGCATCCTGAAGGGCGAGATCGAGCTGGGTGAGGTCATCTCGCGGCGCGGCTTGGCCGCGGACCTCGGCATGAGCTTCATCCCCGTTTCCGAAGCCATGCAGCGGCTCGAAGCCGAAGGCATGTTGGAGAGCCTGCCGCGCGTCGGAACGCGTGTGCGCATCCCCACACCGAACGACGTGCGCGACTGCTACATCATCCGCGAAGCGCTGGAGGTGCAGTCAGCCCGCCTCTTCTGCGAGCGCGCCTCGGCGATGGAGCGCGAAGAGCTGTCGGCGATGGCTCGCCGGCTTGACTCGATGGCGAAGGCAAGCGCAGAGAATCAATTTGAATTCCAGACGCTGCACGTACGCTTTCACATGCGCATCGCCGAATGCACAGGCTGCGTGCCGCTCTACGAGTTGCTGGAGCGCAATCAGGTTTTGATTTTCAACTGGCTCTTTGACGTGGCGGCGGACTCGTCCATGCCCGGAGCGTGGCACGGCGACCTCATCGACATCATCAATGGTGGCGATCCGGACAAGGCTGCGCTCGCGATGGGTGTACACATCCGCACCGGCATGTCCGAGATCCAGAGCAGCATCGCCGAGCGTTTCGGCAACAATCTTTCGTGGATGCAACGGCGCCCCAAAGAGGCCGCCAGCACCGTGAAGAAGCCACGGACCCGTTCCGTGGCGATTTGA
- a CDS encoding beta strand repeat-containing protein produces the protein MMNRRIAPEKMLSAVLGVAALGLSTMLAGCGLGSGEVSDTHVVGTAASVTGSVHGGQQPVAFSTVQLWSAGTTGYGSQGTLLATTTSSDPDGAFSFTKSGTNGASSGSGTTWACPATTDDPQLYLLAIGGNSSGDHQNASGHLNSAIALMAALGPCSGVTNSTTVIIDEVSTVAAVYALAPYMKQGSTAGSVTVGTTGANTSGSTPQGAIGLNNAVLGVANLTSAATTHTGASTGNVSTISITATPEAGKVNTIANILASCINSTTSSSSVCLQLMAAATPKTGTTQPLDTIQAAYNMATNPTDAGTFTSCGTGTSAPTTNIGCLFALPSSTPPFQPVLAAAPTDWTIGVTYSVASTSGTCSSNGFGGAKFFDSPTRAAVDANGNVYIVNGSASKAAIVEISPNGTPLGCVIPGLNTTTAQTYGQGITIDPSGNVFANFAHATFTNSIAEWPAGTSTVYTATPAAEAYGITSDLDGNVFYTIAANSGTVYEFVAPTTGTLNVSTATPVVANTGFYNATSGSLSNFQTDSQGRLFGIAATSYLLGDYPLTASISAYSVSNNVVTFTASNSFSSGQTVTISGLTTGTQFNGQRMTITAASASSFSASFTAANAGTTTDSGSARATGASAYTTAFTAGNSASYGLAIGASNVAYSGTACCNSASGLAKAERFVPAATAVAGAATASAQFVGGSNGTRSVAVDGAGTMWMGGYWPQTTSGVYGVVSVTPTISGTTVTYTGNSPAGTAPSGGCSASTGCPVGGGFQKADFQAIADIVVDPSGNVWALNTGTSPTGTISVNGTTVTEIIGAATPIVTPLSLAAKNGTLGTRP, from the coding sequence ATGATGAACCGCCGTATTGCTCCTGAAAAGATGCTCTCCGCTGTGTTGGGAGTAGCTGCTCTCGGTCTCTCGACCATGCTCGCAGGCTGCGGCCTGGGTTCTGGGGAGGTCAGCGACACGCATGTTGTAGGCACTGCTGCTTCCGTCACCGGCTCTGTGCACGGCGGACAGCAGCCCGTGGCGTTCTCCACCGTGCAACTGTGGTCTGCGGGTACGACCGGTTACGGCTCGCAGGGCACATTGCTCGCGACCACCACCTCCTCTGATCCTGATGGTGCGTTCTCGTTCACCAAGAGCGGCACAAACGGCGCATCGAGTGGCTCGGGAACGACCTGGGCATGCCCGGCCACAACGGATGATCCTCAGCTTTACCTGTTGGCGATCGGCGGCAACAGCTCGGGAGACCACCAGAATGCCAGCGGACATCTGAATAGCGCAATAGCATTGATGGCAGCACTTGGTCCCTGTTCAGGAGTGACGAACAGCACGACTGTGATCATCGATGAGGTCTCGACCGTGGCCGCTGTTTACGCGCTTGCTCCCTACATGAAGCAGGGCAGCACGGCAGGCAGCGTCACTGTCGGTACGACCGGTGCGAACACTTCAGGTTCCACGCCGCAGGGCGCGATCGGCTTGAATAACGCGGTGCTTGGCGTTGCGAACCTTACCAGCGCAGCGACCACGCATACAGGCGCTTCGACGGGAAACGTATCGACGATCAGCATCACGGCTACTCCGGAAGCGGGCAAGGTCAATACGATCGCGAACATCCTCGCATCGTGTATCAATTCCACCACCTCGTCGAGCAGCGTGTGCCTGCAGCTCATGGCTGCTGCTACTCCGAAGACGGGAACCACGCAGCCTCTCGACACGATTCAAGCGGCGTACAACATGGCCACGAATCCGACAGATGCGGGCACGTTTACATCCTGCGGCACAGGCACGAGCGCGCCGACGACGAACATCGGCTGCCTCTTCGCGCTGCCGTCGTCGACTCCACCGTTTCAGCCGGTGCTCGCCGCTGCACCGACCGATTGGACCATCGGCGTGACCTACAGCGTGGCTTCCACCTCGGGTACTTGCTCAAGCAATGGCTTCGGCGGCGCAAAGTTCTTTGACTCGCCGACGCGTGCGGCCGTGGATGCGAACGGCAACGTCTACATCGTGAATGGTTCTGCTTCGAAGGCTGCCATCGTCGAGATCAGCCCGAATGGAACACCGCTGGGATGCGTGATTCCTGGCTTGAACACGACGACTGCGCAGACCTACGGTCAGGGCATCACGATCGATCCTTCGGGCAATGTCTTCGCAAACTTTGCACACGCAACGTTCACCAATTCGATCGCGGAGTGGCCTGCTGGAACGTCTACTGTTTACACGGCGACCCCTGCGGCTGAGGCATACGGCATCACTTCGGACCTCGATGGCAATGTCTTCTACACGATCGCGGCTAATAGCGGCACGGTGTATGAGTTCGTGGCTCCCACAACGGGCACCTTGAATGTCAGCACCGCGACGCCGGTCGTGGCAAACACTGGCTTCTACAACGCCACCAGCGGTTCGTTGAGCAACTTCCAGACGGATAGCCAGGGGCGGCTCTTCGGTATCGCAGCGACCTCGTATCTGCTCGGCGACTATCCGCTGACCGCAAGTATCTCGGCCTACTCCGTGTCGAACAACGTCGTCACATTCACGGCCTCCAACTCCTTCAGCAGCGGCCAGACCGTCACCATCTCGGGCCTGACCACGGGAACGCAATTCAACGGACAGCGCATGACGATCACCGCGGCAAGCGCGTCGAGCTTCAGCGCGTCGTTCACCGCAGCAAACGCTGGAACCACGACAGACTCCGGCTCTGCTCGCGCTACAGGAGCTTCTGCTTATACGACCGCATTCACCGCAGGGAACTCCGCAAGCTACGGCCTCGCGATCGGCGCATCGAACGTGGCTTACTCCGGTACCGCCTGCTGCAACTCGGCCAGCGGCCTGGCCAAGGCTGAGCGCTTCGTTCCTGCCGCAACGGCGGTCGCAGGTGCAGCAACGGCTTCGGCGCAGTTCGTTGGTGGATCGAATGGCACGCGTTCGGTGGCCGTGGATGGCGCGGGCACGATGTGGATGGGTGGCTACTGGCCCCAGACGACCTCGGGTGTCTACGGCGTGGTTTCGGTGACGCCAACGATATCGGGCACGACCGTCACCTACACCGGTAACTCCCCCGCAGGAACGGCACCGTCCGGCGGCTGCTCCGCTTCGACAGGATGCCCGGTCGGTGGCGGCTTCCAGAAGGCAGACTTCCAGGCGATCGCAGACATCGTTGTCGATCCTTCGGGCAACGTCTGGGCGCTCAACACCGGCACCAGCCCAACTGGCACAATCAGCGTGAACGGTACAACCGTGACCGAGATCATTGGTGCTGCAACGCCGATCGTGACTCCGCTCTCGCTCGCGGCGAAGAACGGCACGCTAGGCACACGTCCCTAA